The Intrasporangium calvum DSM 43043 sequence GCCAAGGCGTGGTTCGCGTGGGGACGGATCGAGGGCGCTCCCGAGGCGTACGTGCGCCGCATCATGGTCAACACGTACTCGACGTGGTGGCGCCGCAAGTGGAACGGCGAGGAGCCGACCGACGAGCTGCCCGAGACGGGGCCGGCAGGTCGCACCCGGGAGTCCGGGCGGACCGACGACCGCACCGACCTCTGGGACGCGCTCGGCCGCCTGCCCAAGCGACAGCGCGCCGTCGTCGTGCTGCGCTTCTACGAGGACCAGTCCGAGGCCGAAACCGCCGAGCTGCTCGGCTGCTCGGTCGGCACCGTCAAGAGCCAGGCGAGCAAGGCGCTCGCCAAGCTGCGCCTCGACCCCCGGCTCACCGACTTCACCCCGTCGACCTCGAAGGACGGCTCCCGATGAACCTCACCGACCTGCGCGACGAGCTCGACCAGCGCACCCAGGACCTCTCAGCCGACATCCCGTCCCTCACGGCCGGCATCGCCGGAAAGGTGCGGGCCACGAAGCGCCGACGTGCGGGTGGGGCAGCCGGCGGAGTGGTCGCCGCCCTGCTCGTCGTCGGGATGGCCGTGGCGAACCAGCCCGGGCGACCCGTGGTACCCGCGCCGGCCGCGACCACGCCGTCCACCAGCGTCGGTGCCGACGGCATGCCCTCCCGCGTGCTGCCCGACCGGCCGGGCGACGTGGTCAAGGACGGCCTGCGGCTCCGCGCCACCGTCGCGGAGGACACGCTCGCCGTCGGGGTCATCGGCGACCCGGGCGAGCGAGTCGTCCGCGCCACCTGGACGCCGCGGACGCAGCGGGTCGCCTACGTCGTCGAGTGCTGGCTACCTCCGGGCCAGGACCCGGCGACCGCGAAGGAGACCTGGGTCCGGGCCTCGATCTCCGGTCAGGAGGGCTACTTCGGGGGGACCTGCCGCGCCGACCTTCCTACTGCCGGGGACCTCTCGGCCAGCATCACCCCGGGCGAGCCGGGCGAGGGCAACCCGCAGATCAGGCTCGGCACCGACACCACGCTCCGAGTCGAGCTCGTCGACCGGGACGGCCGGCCCCTGACCAACCCCGGGGTTCGCCTCGCGGCCGGCATCTACGAACTCGGGCCGCAGCTCCCGATCAAGGACGATCGGGGCCAGGTCGTCGGCGCCCTGCCCGAGGTCGTCGAGCACCAGGGCTACCGCTACCTGTTGGGGCCGGTCGTGTACCGGTCGCTGGCGAGTGGAGCCCTGCCAAGGGTGGAGGCACCGGCAACCGGGCCATACCTGGTCAGGTTCGGCACGGTTGGAACCGGCAGGCCAGGTGCGGACCCCGGCTTCTTCCAGCTCGGTGGACTCGGCGAGGCCACATCGCTCGTGCAAGAGGGCGGCCTGACGACTGCGCCGCAGCCCGCCGGGGCCGGACAGGCCCTGTCCCTCCAGCTGGCCGAGGGGACGCTGCCGAAGGACGGCTACGGCGTCATCGCGATCTATGTCCCGGCCCACTGACCTTGGCGAACGGAGCGATGTATCGCGGCGATATATCCCGTAGTAGGGTGGGGTTGTGCCCAGGAGTCCGCGACCGCAGAGCCGCCGTGCGGCGCTGCTCGAGTTCGCCATCCTCGGCGTCCTCCATGACGGCGCCCTGCACGGCTACGAGCTGCGCAAGCGCCTCACCACCGCCCTCGGCATCTTCCGCGCCCTGTCCTACGGCTCGCTCTACCCGGCCCTCCGCGCGCTCATGGAGGCCGGGCACATCTCCGAGACCCCCGAGCTGACCGCCTCGGGCAAGCGACCGCGGATCACCTACGAGCTGACGGCCGAGGGCAAGGAGCACTTCCAGGACCTCGTCGCGGCGAGCGGCCCGGACGCCTGGGACGACGACGACTTCGACGTCCGGCTCGCCTTCTTCTCCCGCACCGAGCGCGAGGTCCGGCTCCGCATCCTCGAGGGCCGCCGGTCCCGCCTGGAGGAGCGCCTCGCCCGGATCCGCGAGGTCAGCACCCGCAACCGCGAGCGCATGGACAGCTACACCCTCGCCCTGCAGCAGCACGGCGAGGAGCGCGCCGAGCGCGAGGTGCGCTGGCTCGAGGAGCTCATCAGCGCGGAACGCCGCGCTGCGCTCGATCCCGGCCCAGCGGCATACGACCTCGCGGTCCCGCCGGCACCCTTCCTGACCCCGCACCACCAGACCCAACCACTGCAAACCCCGCCACACCACAAGGAGTGATCCATGGGATCCGTACGCGTCGCCATCGTCGGCGTCGGCAACTGCGCGAGCTCGCTCGTCCAGGGTGTCGAGTACTACAAGAACGCTGACCCCACCGCCACCGTGCCGGGTCTCATGCACGTCAAGCTCGGCCCGTACCACGTCAACGACGTCACGTTCGTCGCCGCGTTCGACGTCGACGACAAGAAGGTCGGCAAGGACCTGTCGGAGGCGATCAACTCCTCCGAGAACAACACGATCAAGATCGCCGACGTCCCCACCGCGGGTGTCGAGGTCCAGCGCGGCCACACCCTCGACGGTCTCGGCAAGTACTACCGCATGACGATCGACGAGTCCGCGGCCGAGCCCGTCGACGTCGTCGAGGTCCTCAAGGAGCGCAAGGTCGACGTCCTCGTCTCCTACCTTCCGGTGGGCTCCGAGGAGGCTGACAAGTTCTACGCGCAGTGCGCCATCGACGCGGGCGTCGCCTTCGTCAACGCGCTGCCCGTCTTCATCGCGAGCGACCCGGAGTGGGCGGCGAAGTTCGAGGCGGCCGGCGTGCCGATCATCGGCGACGACATCAAGAGCCAGGTCGGCGCGACGATCACGCACCGCGTCATGGCCAAGCTCTTCGAGGACCGCGGCGTCGCGCTCGACCGGACGTACCAGCTCAACGTCGGCGGCAACATGGACTTCAAGAACATGCTCGAGCGCGAGCGCCTCGAGTCGAAGAAGGTCTCCAAGACGCAGTCCGTGACCTCCAACCTCACCGGCTCGCTCGGCGGCAAGATCGAGGACAAGAACGTCCACATCGGCCCGTCGGACTACGTCCAGTGGCTCGACGACCGCAAGTGGGCCTACGTCCGGCTCGAGGGTCGCGCCTTCGGTGATGTGCCGCTCAACCTCGAGTACAAGCTCGAGGTGTGGGACTCCCCCAACTCGGCCGGCATCATCATCGACGCCATCCGCGCGGCGAAGATCGCCAAGGACCGCGGCATCGGCGGCGCGCTCATCTCCGCGTCGTCCTACCTGATGAAGTCCCCGCCCGTGCAGCGCGAGGACACCGAGGGCCGCACCAAGCTCGAGGCCTTCATCCGCGGCGAGGAGGAGCGCTGACCTCCCCGGTCGGCTGAGTCTTCTTCTGCCGTATGCCGCTGGGCCCGCTTCCCGATGGGAGGCGGGCCCTTGCGCGTGGCCGGGTCACCGGTGTCGCCGGCTCGCCCGTCGTCAGACGGGCGGCCGGTCCGAGTCCCCTCGCTTGAGGACGGGTCGCCCGTCCACCGCGTTGGCGACGGCGATCTGGTGCAGCGCCGCCCACGCGTCACGGGGCTTCTCGTGGCTCCAGGCCATCCGCGCGGCGACGAGGCCGGCGACGAGCGGGGTGGCGAACGAGGTGCCACTCCAGCTCGCCAGCCAGTTGGTGAACTCGACGGACCCTGGCTGGTCGCCCGGGGTATCGGGGTCGATGTCGGCGTACTCATAGCGGCCGTTGGGGTAGCCGTTGACGACGTCGGTGCCGCGCGCCCACACGTCGACCCAGTTGCCGAAGTTGCTGTAGCCGGCGGGAGTCCGGTCGTCGGGGTCGAGCGCGCCGACGCCGACGATCTCGGGGTGAGGCAGCCCGGCCGGATAGAACCTCTCATCCTGCGCGTCGTTGCCAGCAGCGCAGACGAGCAGAGTGTCGGTCTTGGCCAGGTGCTCGCGGAAGACCCGGAGGCTCAGGAGCTCACGGGCCGGGTCCTCACCCGGGGCCAGGGTCGTGCCCGCCGAAAGGCTGATGATGTCAGGGCGGGTCTCGAGCACGGCGTCGAGGATCGGGCCCAGGTCGCTCGCCAGCTGACCGCCTGAGGTCAACAGCGCCGGCCAGACCCGGACGTCGGCCTCGGGGGCCATGGTCGCAACGACGCCGCCAACAAAGGTGCCGTGCCCGCGGTAGTGCCCGTGGGCCTTGGGCCCACCCGCGTCACCGGTGACCTTCCGGAGCCACGAGTGCTGCTGCACCACCGAGCGGTGGTAGTCGGTGTCGATGACAGCGACACTGACCTTGCGGTCGGTCGCCTGGGGGGACCAGTCGGCCACGGCCGGCACGGGGCCGGCCTGAGCCAGGACGGGCTCGGTCGCCGGACACGCCGACGCGGACGGGCAGATGTGCAGGACCAAGTCCTTGCTCGCGTCGACTCCCTGGGCGTGCAGGGCTGCGAGGACGGCGTTGGTGTCGGCACCAGCCGGCAGGGCGATCGTCGCGACACCGCGCTGGGGCGGCCCACCGACGGGCTCCTCGACCGCGGCGCCGTCCCCAGCGGTCTCGCGGATGATCTCGAGCACCCGGTCGACGTCACCGTCGCGGACGAGGACGGCCCCGCCCCGATAGAGGTAGTCGACATCCTCCCCGGTGCGAGCCTCCTCGATGACGACGTTGCGTGCGACGTTCTGCGGCGCGCTCTGCAGGCCGTCGACGATCCGGTCGAGCTGGACCCGGAGGCGGCCGCGCTGGCGACCGTTGGGAACGCCACCTTGCCACCACGGCGGGGTCGTGGGCTGGTTGCTCATGAGGCTGCTGCCATCATGTGGAGGGTCAGGGGGTGCCTGTCATTCATTGCAGCTCTCCAGTCAAGCGAAGGATGTTGTCCGTGAAGCCGGAGTCCCGAAGCGGGCGACCTGATACACGAGGAGCCGGGGCGCCTGGTCGATCGACGCCCGACGGTGCCGAGGATCCGGCCTCGCTGCTCCCCCTCGCAATATCCCGGCCCCAGTCGGCGCTCGCAACCGCAATGCAGATCATCGACGCGTCCGAGGATCCCGCGGCGCTCTCCTTCGCGCACCAGGCCGCGGCGATCGTCCACCGGGACGCGGGACGCAGCGAGGAGTCAGTGCGGCACGGGTTCGCCGCCCTGCGCCTCGCCCGCGGCGTCAGCCCGCTCCGGCAGGCCGACGTCATGGCCACCCTCGGCGTCGTGCTCGCCTATGCGGGCCGCACCAGCGACGGGCTGCGCCAGCTCGATGCGGCCAAGGGGCTGACGCAGGCACCGGACCTGCCCCGGCTGCTGCTGCGCCGTGCGCACGTCCTCGCCCTGGTGGGCCGGGAGCGGGAGGCGCGCGACGACCTCGCCCAGGCGATCATCGGCAGCCGTGCCCTGGGCGACCGGCTCTGGGAAGCGCGCGCCCTGAACAACCGGGTGGTCGTCAGCATCGCGCTCGGCCTGGTCGACGACGCCGACGAGGACGCCCGGCTCGCCGAACAGCTCTTCGACTCCTTGGGCCAGGAGTTCGAGGCCACCGAGGTCCTGCACAACCGCGCGGCCATCGCGATGCTCCGCGGCGACCTCCCCCGGGCCCTCGAGCTCTTCGACCGGGCCGCCGACCGCTACGCCGCCCTGGACCGGAGCAACCCCGGGCTCGACCTCGACCGCGTCGAGGCCCTCCTCACCGCCGGTCTCTACGACGAGGCGGAGACGGTCGCCCGCGAGGGGCTGTCCCGCCTGGACCTCGCACCGGTGAAGCGGGCCGAGCTGATGCTGGCCCAGGCCCGGGCCGCCCTCGCCACCGGCAAGGCCACGCTGGCCGGCGAGCGGGCGAGCGAGGCGGCCCGCCTGTTCACCGACCAGCTGCGGGACGCCTGGGTCGACCGAGCCCGGCTCCTCGAGCTGCGCGCCGGCTTCGTCTCCGGCCACCCGGAGACCGCTCCATGGCAGCTCACGGGTGGCGAAGCCGCCCCCTCGGAGCCCGAGCCCCCGCGCGACGTCGAGCTCCTGGCGGATGCGAGGGCGCTCATCACCTCGATGCGCCACACGGCGCTCACCGAGCTGCCCATCGCCCTGGTGCTGCACGGTCGGGTCGCCCAGCACCTGGGGCGGGACGAGGAGGCCAGTGCCAGCCTCTCCGAGGCGGCCGCACTCCGCAGAGCCGGGCCGCCCCTGACCCGTGCGGCGGGATGGCTCGCGGCGGCGCTGCTCGCCGACCGGGCCGGCGACCGCAGGTCGCTCTATGCCGCGTGCCGGCACGGCCTCGACGCGGTCGACGAGCACCGGGCGATCCTCGGCGATCTCGAGCTGCGGGCCCTCGCGAGTGGGCACGGCATCGAGTTCGCCCAGCTCGCTCTTGCTTCCGCGGTCCGTTCCGGTCGCGCCCGTGACCTGTGGTGGTGGGCCGAGCGGTGGCGCGCCTCGGCGCTCAACGCTGCCTACACCCGTCCTGACGACCCGGTCCTGCGCATCGAGGTCGCCGCGCTCCGCGACGTCACCCGGCGCATCGACAGCCTGGCCGAAGACGACCCGACGGGGTCGACGCTGCACACAGAACGTACGCGTCTGGAGGCGTCGATCCGCCGGGCCCACCGCCGTCTGCGCGCCGAGGGGACCGAGGGCTTTGGCCGGCCGGCCGGTCTCGACATCGGGCGCGTAGTCGACGAGCTCGGCGACGGTGTCCTGGTGACCCTCATCAACGACCGCGGCTCCCTCCACCTCGTCCTGGTGTGCCAGCGCCGCGTTCGCCACCTCGAGATCGGCAGCGTCGCCGCCGCCGCTCAGGAAGCGGACTTCGCCCGGTTCGCGCTCCGGCGCGCCGCCTCCGGGCGGCTCGTCAACCTCGCGTCCACGGCCGCTCGGCTCGAGTCGGCGCTCCTCGGCGGTCACGCGACCACGTTGCGCCGCCTCATCGGGGACCCCGACCGCCCCGTGATCGTCGTGCCGCCGGCGGGGCTCCTCACGGCGCCATGGGGCCTGCTGCCCCTCTTTGCCGAGTCACCGCTGTCGGTCAGCCCCTCCGTCACCCAGTGGCTCAAGGCGCGCCGGTCGGGCCGGGACCGCCGCTCCGAGCACGTCTCCCTCATCACTGGACCGGGCCTGTCGACCCGCGAGTCCGAGGTGACCAACCTCAGCCCGATCCATCACGGCGCCCTCGTCCTCCCCGCCGAGCGGGCGACCGTGTCGGCGGCCCTCGAGATCCTCGACGGAGCCGCCCTCGCCCACATCGCGGCCCACGGGACGTTCCGGGCCGAGGCGCCGCTCTTCTCCTCGCTCCAGCTGGCCGACGGCCCGCTCACAGTGCACGACCTCGAGGAGCTCCGGCGTCCACCGCGGTCGATCATCCTGTCGGCCTGCGACTCCGGAGGCGCCGCACCGATCGGTCCGCACGAGGCCCTCGGGCTCGTGTCGGCCCTCCTCGGCATGGGCACGTCGGACGTCCTGGCCAGCGTCGTGCCGGTCAACGACCACGCCACGCTCGGCGTCATGGCTCAGGTCCACGCCGTCGCCGGTCGCGGCGGCACCCTCTCGGAGGGCTGGCTCGCCGCGCGCAAGGGGGCCATGGGAGACGACCTCCATGCGGCGACGGCCGCCTCGTTCACGTCCTGGGGCGCCTGACCCGAGTCAGCCGACGTCGAACCACGTCGTGGTCATGACCCGTTCGCCGGCCTGCTCGAGGACGATCCGCGCCAGTCCGAGCGGCACCCGGTCGAAGGTGAAGCGTTCGCCCTCGAGGTCGACGGTGCGTGTGACGGAACCGGTCTCGAGGATGACGTGTGCCCCCTGAGCCACGGAGCCCGAGGCGTCGGCGACGACACCCAGGATCCGGCCGAGGTCGCCGCGCCACGTCACGTCCATCTCGATCGAGACCGGTCCGTGCTCGAAGACGAGCAGGCGCGAGGTCCCCCGTGCGCTGTCGGTGGCACGGAGCCCCGCCCCCGCCATCGCGTCGCTGACCAGGGTCATCAGAGCGGTGTCGGCGTGGTGCAGGGCGAACGCTGCCCGACCGAGCTGGACGACGTCGGGCGGCACCGGGTCGACGACGCCGACGATCGCGCCGAGGCGCTCGAGGAGCTCCAGGTCGTCAGGGTGCAGGTCATGGGTGGACATCAAGGTCGACCCCCTCCGCTCTCAAAGGCGTATCCGGTGTCGGAGACCAAGGACCGCAGCGTGGAGAGACACCGCATGCGCGTCGGGCCGATCGAGCCCACGGGCATGCCGAGCGAAGCGGAGACTTCTGCATAGTTCGGGCGGTCGCACACCATCAGGACGCGCAACAGCCGCTGGCACCGCTCCGACAACCGCCGGA is a genomic window containing:
- a CDS encoding carboxypeptidase-like regulatory domain-containing protein translates to MSTHDLHPDDLELLERLGAIVGVVDPVPPDVVQLGRAAFALHHADTALMTLVSDAMAGAGLRATDSARGTSRLLVFEHGPVSIEMDVTWRGDLGRILGVVADASGSVAQGAHVILETGSVTRTVDLEGERFTFDRVPLGLARIVLEQAGERVMTTTWFDVG
- a CDS encoding PadR family transcriptional regulator, whose protein sequence is MPRSPRPQSRRAALLEFAILGVLHDGALHGYELRKRLTTALGIFRALSYGSLYPALRALMEAGHISETPELTASGKRPRITYELTAEGKEHFQDLVAASGPDAWDDDDFDVRLAFFSRTEREVRLRILEGRRSRLEERLARIREVSTRNRERMDSYTLALQQHGEERAEREVRWLEELISAERRAALDPGPAAYDLAVPPAPFLTPHHQTQPLQTPPHHKE
- a CDS encoding inositol-3-phosphate synthase; its protein translation is MGSVRVAIVGVGNCASSLVQGVEYYKNADPTATVPGLMHVKLGPYHVNDVTFVAAFDVDDKKVGKDLSEAINSSENNTIKIADVPTAGVEVQRGHTLDGLGKYYRMTIDESAAEPVDVVEVLKERKVDVLVSYLPVGSEEADKFYAQCAIDAGVAFVNALPVFIASDPEWAAKFEAAGVPIIGDDIKSQVGATITHRVMAKLFEDRGVALDRTYQLNVGGNMDFKNMLERERLESKKVSKTQSVTSNLTGSLGGKIEDKNVHIGPSDYVQWLDDRKWAYVRLEGRAFGDVPLNLEYKLEVWDSPNSAGIIIDAIRAAKIAKDRGIGGALISASSYLMKSPPVQREDTEGRTKLEAFIRGEEER
- a CDS encoding S8 family peptidase; protein product: MSNQPTTPPWWQGGVPNGRQRGRLRVQLDRIVDGLQSAPQNVARNVVIEEARTGEDVDYLYRGGAVLVRDGDVDRVLEIIRETAGDGAAVEEPVGGPPQRGVATIALPAGADTNAVLAALHAQGVDASKDLVLHICPSASACPATEPVLAQAGPVPAVADWSPQATDRKVSVAVIDTDYHRSVVQQHSWLRKVTGDAGGPKAHGHYRGHGTFVGGVVATMAPEADVRVWPALLTSGGQLASDLGPILDAVLETRPDIISLSAGTTLAPGEDPARELLSLRVFREHLAKTDTLLVCAAGNDAQDERFYPAGLPHPEIVGVGALDPDDRTPAGYSNFGNWVDVWARGTDVVNGYPNGRYEYADIDPDTPGDQPGSVEFTNWLASWSGTSFATPLVAGLVAARMAWSHEKPRDAWAALHQIAVANAVDGRPVLKRGDSDRPPV
- a CDS encoding CHAT domain-containing protein — encoded protein: MQIIDASEDPAALSFAHQAAAIVHRDAGRSEESVRHGFAALRLARGVSPLRQADVMATLGVVLAYAGRTSDGLRQLDAAKGLTQAPDLPRLLLRRAHVLALVGREREARDDLAQAIIGSRALGDRLWEARALNNRVVVSIALGLVDDADEDARLAEQLFDSLGQEFEATEVLHNRAAIAMLRGDLPRALELFDRAADRYAALDRSNPGLDLDRVEALLTAGLYDEAETVAREGLSRLDLAPVKRAELMLAQARAALATGKATLAGERASEAARLFTDQLRDAWVDRARLLELRAGFVSGHPETAPWQLTGGEAAPSEPEPPRDVELLADARALITSMRHTALTELPIALVLHGRVAQHLGRDEEASASLSEAAALRRAGPPLTRAAGWLAAALLADRAGDRRSLYAACRHGLDAVDEHRAILGDLELRALASGHGIEFAQLALASAVRSGRARDLWWWAERWRASALNAAYTRPDDPVLRIEVAALRDVTRRIDSLAEDDPTGSTLHTERTRLEASIRRAHRRLRAEGTEGFGRPAGLDIGRVVDELGDGVLVTLINDRGSLHLVLVCQRRVRHLEIGSVAAAAQEADFARFALRRAASGRLVNLASTAARLESALLGGHATTLRRLIGDPDRPVIVVPPAGLLTAPWGLLPLFAESPLSVSPSVTQWLKARRSGRDRRSEHVSLITGPGLSTRESEVTNLSPIHHGALVLPAERATVSAALEILDGAALAHIAAHGTFRAEAPLFSSLQLADGPLTVHDLEELRRPPRSIILSACDSGGAAPIGPHEALGLVSALLGMGTSDVLASVVPVNDHATLGVMAQVHAVAGRGGTLSEGWLAARKGAMGDDLHAATAASFTSWGA
- a CDS encoding SigE family RNA polymerase sigma factor translates to MLRHSEGVEVGVERDGFDAFVAARSTRLLRTAYLLTHDRGLAEDLVQTALAKAWFAWGRIEGAPEAYVRRIMVNTYSTWWRRKWNGEEPTDELPETGPAGRTRESGRTDDRTDLWDALGRLPKRQRAVVVLRFYEDQSEAETAELLGCSVGTVKSQASKALAKLRLDPRLTDFTPSTSKDGSR